TCACCCGATTTGCGCAGCACTCCCTCGTGCAGGCCCTCGGCCCGGGTGTAGGCGCGGTTGAGCAGTTCGGCGTCGGCTTTCGGGTGGAACTCTCGGTGAATGGACAGCAAGGGATCGAGGACCGGATTGGACCTCGCCCGGCCAACGCCGGTGAGCGACCGGGCTAGGCGCACCGACATGCTGCGCACGCTCGATGATGACTTTCGAGAATTCTTATCCGTTGTAGAAGCCATGTCGCCTACCTCCTGCTGCAAACCGCCTACGCCTAGTGCAAGTCGTTAATGACGACCAACGGCGCGTCGTCCAGCACCGCGCGCCCGCCGAGCCCGGCGACCTCAAGCACCACCGCGTACCCGGTTACCTCAGCGCCTTCCTGGCGCACCAGCCGAGCGGCGGCGGCCATGGTCCCACCGGTAGCCAGGACATCGTCGATGAGCACGACGCGTGTGCCCGCGATGTCCCACGCATCCGCCGGAATCTCCAGCGCTGACGTTCCATACTCGAGGTCGTATTCAACCGAGTGCACCGGCGGCGGCAGCTTCCCGCGCTTGCGGATAGCCAGAACACCGACTCCCAGCTCGTAGGCCACAGCAGATCCTAAGAGGAAACCGCGGGCGTCGAGGGCACCGATGAAGTCGGCCCCGAGCTCCCGGCAGACCTTGACCAGCGCGGTGACGATCGCGTGGAACGCCTCCGCGTCCGCCAGCACAGGGGTGAGATCCTCAAACACCACACCGGGGGCGGGAAAGTCCTTGACGAGGCGGATGTTGTCCGCGATGGCCTCGTGGGCGCTGGAGTATTTATTCTGGGGATTCACTGGTTGCCTTCTCGTCCGAAACCTGCCACCGATCCACATTCCAGCCGATGCCGGCGGGACCTGTATACACCACCACGTTACCCACCGCCTTGTCGAACACGAACGCTCGGGGCTGTGCGGAAAGCGGGAGCAGTGGCAGCTCTTGCCACAGCCGCTGTTCCTCCACGCGCAGCTGCTCAAGGTCGCGGGCATTACTCGATACCGAGCTGTGTTCCGCCTGCGGGTCGACGGCCCCCAGGTAGGCATCAATCGTCCCCTCAGTCCACGAGGGCGTGCCCTCGGCGTCGACGTATGCGCGACCCAGATCGGCCATGCTGGCCGAGTCCACGCCGGCGTCGACGACGGTGATTCCCGCGCTCTCACAGCCGGCGGCGATCGCCTCCACCATGCGGGCGTAGCGCTCGTTCGGGCCCGCGTACCCGATGCGCACCGTCGTTGCTGAAAGCAGCTCAGCTTCCTGTGGGTCCACGCTGCCGTACTCGGCGGCGATGTCCTCAAGGCGGTGGCGTACTGGATCAATGTGATAGACGGTGTGCACGGCCACCGGCGGCACCTCCACGCCGGACGCCTCGCTCGAGACGGCGGCAATAGCTGAGCGATCGATGCAC
Above is a genomic segment from Corynebacterium uterequi containing:
- a CDS encoding adenine phosphoribosyltransferase, coding for MWIGGRFRTRRQPVNPQNKYSSAHEAIADNIRLVKDFPAPGVVFEDLTPVLADAEAFHAIVTALVKVCRELGADFIGALDARGFLLGSAVAYELGVGVLAIRKRGKLPPPVHSVEYDLEYGTSALEIPADAWDIAGTRVVLIDDVLATGGTMAAAARLVRQEGAEVTGYAVVLEVAGLGGRAVLDDAPLVVINDLH